The genomic stretch GCTGGTGGTTCAGTCGGCCCGGTGCGCTCCATCAGCTTTGTCTCAGCACGATGTTCGTCTCGGGCGTGAGCACGCTCTTGGTCAACGGCAACCCGCTGATGCGCTACGACGGTTACTTCATTCTGGCGGACGTCGTCGAAACCCCGAACCTCGCCGAAAAATCCGCCGCCGTCATTCGAGAGTTCTTCGCTCGGGTCTGCTTCGGCAACACCGACGCCGGAGACCCGCTCTTACCCGCGCGCAATCGGGGCTGGTTCGCGATCTATGGAATCGGCTCGCTCGTCTATCGCGTGCTCGTGACCTCTTCGATTTATCTGTTCCTCTTGGCATGGTTGCAGCCGTATCGCTTGGAAGTCTTGGCCCGCGCGTTCGGCTTGATCGCGCTGGCGACGATGCTCGTCATTCCGTTTATTCGCCAAGCGCGGGGACTGTTGGCGCAGGGCTTCGGCACTGCCGGGAGCCCGCGCCGCCGGCGACTCGGCATCACCGGCCTGGTCGCGATCGCAACTCTCGCCCTGATGACGTGCGTTCCGCTACCGCATCGGGTCTGGGGGACCTTGGAACTAGAGCCGTTCGCCGCCGAGCGGATCTACGTCGACGTCCCGGGCCGGATCCACACGGTCGCGAAGCAGCCGGGGGAGCGAGTCGCAGCGGGGGCGGTCTTAGCGACGCTCGAAAACTTGGACCTCGAACTGGAGATCGCGGACCTCGTCGGCCGCGCTGCGGAGCTCCGAGCGCAACTCGCCGCCCGCCGGATCGAGCGCTACCACAGCGCCGCAGCCGGTCAACAAATTCCCGAGCTCCTTCAATCGCTGGCCGGCGTCGAAGAGTCGCTCGCCGAAAAGCGGAAGCAACACGATCGCCTGACGCTCGTCGCCGGCCGCGCCGGTACGGTTTTCCCTCCGCCCGAAAACCTCGCAGCGACGAAAATCCCGCAGGGAGAACTACCCGGCTGGTCGGGCTTGCCGAGCGACGAGAAGAACCTCGCGACGACCCTCGAAGCCGGGACCCTCTTCTTTCAAATCGGCGACACGGAGCGCTGGGAAGCGCTCGTCGCGGTCGACCAAGCCGACGTCGAACTCGTTGCGCTCGGCCAAGCGGCGGAAATCAAAGTCGACGAGCTGCCGGACATCACGTTCCGCGGGCAAGTCGAAGAGATCGCGCGCCGCGAGCTCGTCGAGAGCCCGCGCGGGCTCAGCAATAAAGTCGGCGGCGACCTGGCGACCGAGACCGACGCCGCCGGCATCGAACGCCCTTTGAGCGCCACGTATCAAGTCCGCGTCGTACTTACCGATCCCGATGCGCTATTAAGAATCGGCCTCCGGGGCGCAGCCAAGATCCACGTCCCGCCGACCCCGCTCCTGGCCCGCGTCCACCGCTGGCTCGGCCGCACGTTTCATTTTGATCTCTGAAGAAGGGGTCGGGGGTCAGAGGTCAGGGGTCAGATGAGGATTCGCTACGGAATCGAAATGCGATTTCACTGAAACTTATTTACCGTTCACGCCCAGCTTCGCGCCGACTTGCTTTACTGACCCCCGACCTCCGACCCCTGACCCCTTTTCTCCCATCTGACCCCCGACCCCTGACCTCCGACCCCTTCCTCCCATGCTCCTCCTCTCGACCCTCTCCGCGCTGCTCCATCGCCGTCGGCTCAAGGCCGTCGCTGCGCAAGAGGCCGAGCTGCAGGCGTTGAGCGACGTTGAGTTGCGCGAACGGAGCTTGCTGTTGCGGCATCGGGCTCGGCTCGGCGAGCAGCCGCGACAACTCGCGGTCGATGCCTTCGCATTGGTGCGCGAGGCGGCCCGCCGGGCCTTGAACATGCGGCATTTCGACGTGCAGCTGTTGGGTGGGATGACGCTCGTCGCACGAGGCTTGGCCGAGATGCAGACCGGCGAAGGGAAGACCCTGACGGCGACGTTGCCCCTCTATGTTTATGCGCTCTACGGCCGTGGGGCGCATTTGGCGACCGTCAACGATTACCTCGCCCGGCGCGATGCAGATTTGATGCGCCCCGTCTATGCCGCGCTCGGCCTGTCGCTCGGCGTCGTCGAAAGCGGCACCGAGACCGACGCTCGTCGGCAAGCCTATGCTTGCGACGTCACCTACGGAACCGGCAAGGAATTCGGTTTCGATTTTCTTCGCGATCGGATTCTGCTCCGCGGGCAAGACGAGGTCGGAACCGATCTCATCGGCCGCCTGACCGGCGAGCCTGCGCCGGCCAGCCAGGAAAAAGGTCCGGACAAACCAGTCCAGCGGTCTCTCTTCTTCATGCTCGTCGACGAAGCGGACAGCGTCTTGATCGACGACGCCGGAACGCCGCTCGTCATCGCCGGAGCGGCAGGCCCGGTGCCGCCGCGCGATCGGGCTCGTTATCGGCTCGCCGCCGATTCCGCCGCACGGTTCGTCGAGAAGCAAGATTATGCGCTCGATCCCCGCACGCAGCGCGTCGAGCTTTCGTTCGCCGGCCGCGAGAAAGTACGCGGACTGCCGCAGCCGAAAGAGCTCGCGACCGTCGGCGTCGTCACGTTGTACGAAGACGTCGAACGGGCGATCCTCGTCGAGCGGCTTTATCGGCGCGATCGCAATTATCTAGTGCGGGGCGAACCGGAACCGGGGGACTCGGCGATCGCGATCGTCGACGAGTTCACCGGCCGAGTCGCCGAAGGACGTAAGTGGCGCAACGGCCTCCACCAAGCGATCGAAGCGAAAGAACATGTCGAGCTCACCGGCGACGGCGGCCAAGCGGCGCGGGTCACCGTGCAGGAATTCTTCTTGCGCTATCGCCACTTGGCCGGCATGAGCGGCACGGCCCAAGGCTCGGCCCGCGAGTTGAAGCGGATCTATCGCCTCGGCGTGAGCCGCATCCCGACCAATCGCCCGCCGATTCGCAAGAAACTCCCGACCTGGATCTTGCCGACCATCGAACGGAAATGGACCGCGATCGTCGCCGAGATTCGGGCAATGCATGAGGAAGGTCGGCCCGTGCTGATCGGCACCCGTTCGATCGACCGCTCGCAGACGTTGTCGCAACTCTTGGTCGCCGCGGGCATCGAGCATGAAGTGCTCAACGCTCATGAAGAGGCCCGCGAAGCCGAGATCGTCGCC from Planctomycetia bacterium encodes the following:
- a CDS encoding HlyD family efflux transporter periplasmic adaptor subunit encodes the protein MPSPTQPLTLRKRADLVVVREAFGDKTYFVVKDPLALRYFRFQEEEFVQWELIDGVRSLEAMREELEARFAPQQFPTEGIARFVAGLHQSGLVTSDARGQAAPLLERRRKAWNRAWLQKLLSPTAIQFRGLDPTPLFDFLEPKLRWCYSPAACLIALSLIVAALGLVAVQYDEVARRLPTFHQFFTPGNMLLLLGLTGAIKVVHEFGHGLTCRRFGGECHELGLMFLVFAPCLYCNVSDSWRLTKRERIAVSAAGIVVELVIAALAVFGWWFSRPGALHQLCLSTMFVSGVSTLLVNGNPLMRYDGYFILADVVETPNLAEKSAAVIREFFARVCFGNTDAGDPLLPARNRGWFAIYGIGSLVYRVLVTSSIYLFLLAWLQPYRLEVLARAFGLIALATMLVIPFIRQARGLLAQGFGTAGSPRRRRLGITGLVAIATLALMTCVPLPHRVWGTLELEPFAAERIYVDVPGRIHTVAKQPGERVAAGAVLATLENLDLELEIADLVGRAAELRAQLAARRIERYHSAAAGQQIPELLQSLAGVEESLAEKRKQHDRLTLVAGRAGTVFPPPENLAATKIPQGELPGWSGLPSDEKNLATTLEAGTLFFQIGDTERWEALVAVDQADVELVALGQAAEIKVDELPDITFRGQVEEIARRELVESPRGLSNKVGGDLATETDAAGIERPLSATYQVRVVLTDPDALLRIGLRGAAKIHVPPTPLLARVHRWLGRTFHFDL
- a CDS encoding preprotein translocase subunit SecA; the encoded protein is MLLLSTLSALLHRRRLKAVAAQEAELQALSDVELRERSLLLRHRARLGEQPRQLAVDAFALVREAARRALNMRHFDVQLLGGMTLVARGLAEMQTGEGKTLTATLPLYVYALYGRGAHLATVNDYLARRDADLMRPVYAALGLSLGVVESGTETDARRQAYACDVTYGTGKEFGFDFLRDRILLRGQDEVGTDLIGRLTGEPAPASQEKGPDKPVQRSLFFMLVDEADSVLIDDAGTPLVIAGAAGPVPPRDRARYRLAADSAARFVEKQDYALDPRTQRVELSFAGREKVRGLPQPKELATVGVVTLYEDVERAILVERLYRRDRNYLVRGEPEPGDSAIAIVDEFTGRVAEGRKWRNGLHQAIEAKEHVELTGDGGQAARVTVQEFFLRYRHLAGMSGTAQGSARELKRIYRLGVSRIPTNRPPIRKKLPTWILPTIERKWTAIVAEIRAMHEEGRPVLIGTRSIDRSQTLSQLLVAAGIEHEVLNAHEEAREAEIVARAGERGRVTVATNMAGRGTDIRLGAGTAELGGIHVIVSEMHEAARIDRQLVGRSGRQGDPGSYRYILSLEDDLLREGLSPRRAMKLKKLGAASQAAEFLSPALERWFKRAQRTVELRKFRQRKRLLAFEKQRNLSAQPLGLDPLLDLPG